In a single window of the Candidatus Methylacidiphilales bacterium genome:
- a CDS encoding sigma-54 dependent transcriptional regulator, translated as MSGLKPTLLIVEDEKHTREGLRRALADHFEVYLAPDLAGAENVLTTETVDLVLTDLRLGSDSGMDVLKRCQNLPHQPVCFMMTAYGSVENAVEAMRRGAQDYVTKPVNIDKLEMMLLRALRGRRVEVENRRLRDRIEKEHGLERFVGRSPRMVEIFETLRQVADTRATVLVQGESGTGKELVAQALHQLSSRKARPFLAVHCAALSAQLLESELFGHEKGAFTGAMERRTGRFEEADGGTIFLDEIGEIDATIQVKLLRVLGERSFERVGGNKRIQVDVRVIAATNRDLAAMVKEGTFREDLYYRINVVRIDLPPLRERTGDIALLARTFLEEFARENGKPGLHFSPRVEDMLVQYTWPGNVRQLRAAVEHGVVMCRGREILPGDLPPDLRSAVMEHNSPSVETLNLQVIEKHSIQQALQTCSGNRTEAARLLGISRRTLHRKLNEYQIGD; from the coding sequence TGAAAAACACACCCGCGAGGGGCTGCGCCGTGCCTTGGCGGACCACTTCGAGGTTTATCTGGCCCCGGACCTGGCGGGTGCGGAGAACGTGCTCACCACCGAGACGGTGGACCTGGTCCTGACCGACCTGCGACTGGGTTCGGACAGCGGCATGGACGTGTTGAAGCGGTGCCAGAACCTGCCGCACCAACCGGTCTGTTTCATGATGACCGCCTACGGATCGGTGGAGAATGCGGTCGAGGCCATGCGACGCGGAGCGCAGGATTATGTGACCAAGCCGGTCAACATCGACAAACTGGAAATGATGCTCTTGCGGGCCCTGCGCGGCCGCCGTGTGGAGGTGGAAAACCGCCGCCTGCGCGACCGGATCGAGAAAGAGCACGGTTTGGAACGGTTTGTCGGACGCTCGCCGCGGATGGTGGAAATCTTTGAGACCCTGCGTCAGGTGGCCGACACCCGGGCCACTGTCCTGGTGCAGGGCGAGAGTGGCACAGGCAAGGAATTGGTGGCCCAGGCCCTCCACCAACTCAGCTCGCGCAAAGCCCGCCCGTTTCTGGCGGTGCATTGCGCGGCCTTGTCCGCCCAGTTGCTGGAGAGTGAGCTTTTTGGCCACGAAAAAGGGGCCTTTACCGGGGCGATGGAACGGAGGACCGGGCGCTTCGAGGAGGCGGACGGTGGCACGATCTTCCTGGATGAGATCGGGGAAATTGACGCCACGATCCAGGTCAAGTTGCTCCGGGTCCTGGGCGAGCGTTCTTTTGAAAGGGTCGGTGGGAACAAGCGCATCCAGGTCGATGTCCGGGTGATTGCCGCGACCAACCGGGACCTTGCGGCCATGGTCAAGGAAGGGACCTTCCGGGAGGACCTGTATTACCGCATCAATGTCGTCCGCATCGACCTCCCGCCTTTGCGCGAACGGACCGGCGACATCGCCCTCCTGGCCAGGACGTTTCTGGAGGAATTCGCGCGTGAGAACGGGAAGCCCGGGCTGCACTTCAGCCCCCGGGTGGAAGATATGCTTGTGCAATACACCTGGCCCGGTAACGTGCGCCAGTTGCGTGCCGCCGTGGAACATGGGGTGGTGATGTGCCGTGGAAGAGAAATCCTTCCCGGTGACCTGCCTCCCGACCTGCGTTCGGCCGTGATGGAACACAATTCCCCGTCCGTGGAAACGCTCAACCTGCAAGTGATTGAAAAACACTCCATCCAGCAGGCACTACAGACCTGCTCGGGGAACCGTACCGAAGCGGCCCGCCTGCTGGGCATCAGCCGCCGCACGTTGCATCGCAAATTGAACGAATACCAAATCGGGGACTGA